GGGGCGGCCGGTGGCGCGCAGCAGCTCGAGGAAGCGCTCGTACAGCGGGATTGCGGTCTCGGGCCGCGCGGCATCCACGAACGACGGCCGCCTTCCCTTGCGCGCGTCACCGTAGAGGGTGAACTGCGACACGACGAGCAGCGCGCCGTCCGCCTCCTCCAGCGAGCGGTTCATCTTCCCCTCGTCATCGGGGAAGATGCGCAGCCCGACCACCTTGTCCGCCATCCACGCGAGCGCCTCCTCGCCGTCCCCCTCCGTGAAGCCGGCGAGGAGGAGCAGGCCGCGGCCGATTTCGCCGGTGGTGCGCCCCTCGACGGTGACGCGGGCGCGCGACACGCGCTGGAGGACGATTCGCATGCGGGGAAGTTAGGGCCGGTGAGCCGCCGGGGCGAGTGAACTCGCGGCAGGAACCGCACAAGGTTCAACTTCTCTGCAAG
Above is a genomic segment from Longimicrobium sp. containing:
- the dtd gene encoding D-aminoacyl-tRNA deacylase gives rise to the protein MRIVLQRVSRARVTVEGRTTGEIGRGLLLLAGFTEGDGEEALAWMADKVVGLRIFPDDEGKMNRSLEEADGALLVVSQFTLYGDARKGRRPSFVDAARPETAIPLYERFLELLRATGRPVQTGEFGAMMEVELVNDGPVTLVLER